From one bacterium genomic stretch:
- a CDS encoding Gfo/Idh/MocA family oxidoreductase, whose translation MKMKVGFVGCGGIAEAHLNALSNFPDVQLSAFCDIDEQRGKFIAEKYKGKYYKNAKEMINNEELNCIFFCLPPFAHGAELYAIEKNIPFAVEKPVGLDLGLCKEILEGVKEKKLLTCVLYMNRYRRGVKMVKDLSEKSQPVLILGGWIGGTPRQSEKGIWKWWVQKDKSGGQFHEQVTHTVNLTRFFCGDAESVHAFAVKGKNKEVPPYYSIEDAVCVNIKFK comes from the coding sequence ATGAAAATGAAGGTTGGTTTTGTTGGATGTGGAGGGATAGCAGAGGCACATTTAAATGCTTTATCTAATTTTCCGGATGTACAACTTTCTGCATTCTGTGATATAGATGAACAAAGAGGTAAATTTATTGCAGAAAAATATAAAGGAAAATATTATAAAAATGCAAAAGAAATGATAAATAATGAAGAACTTAATTGTATATTTTTTTGCCTTCCTCCATTTGCTCATGGTGCAGAACTCTATGCAATAGAAAAAAATATTCCATTTGCCGTTGAAAAACCTGTTGGACTTGACTTGGGTTTGTGTAAAGAAATTCTTGAAGGTGTTAAGGAAAAAAAATTGCTTACCTGTGTTTTATATATGAACAGATATAGAAGGGGAGTAAAAATGGTAAAGGATTTGAGTGAAAAAAGTCAACCTGTTTTGATACTTGGAGGATGGATAGGAGGGACCCCAAGGCAATCTGAGAAAGGAATATGGAAATGGTGGGTTCAGAAAGATAAGAGTGGAGGGCAATTTCATGAGCAGGTAACCCATACTGTAAATTTAACAAGATTTTTCTGTGGAGATGCTGAAAGTGTTCATGCTTTTGCTGTTAAAGGAAAGAATAAAGAAGTGCCTCCTTATTATTCAATAGAAGATGCGGTCTGTGTAAACATAAAATTTAAA
- a CDS encoding flavodoxin family protein has protein sequence MKITGICGSPRGEKSNTKKLLLKFLEVCKEKGADTEIIDLSKYKVGFCLACEICHKQPSCPLKDDRNLIVEKMLISDGIVFASPVYIDSVSAQLKGFFDRTSHFIHCLRLNGKYTFGIVTSGSGRGETVLDYIKHYSNIVGAQFVSGINVRVPLKDEDFNKVIVYAEDFLKAIEEKREYKDQMEKIEKNKGYFKKLVEMRKEEWKYEYEYWQKVK, from the coding sequence ATGAAGATAACAGGGATTTGTGGTAGTCCAAGAGGAGAAAAAAGCAATACGAAAAAATTATTATTAAAATTTCTTGAAGTATGTAAGGAAAAAGGTGCTGATACAGAAATTATTGATTTAAGTAAATATAAAGTAGGTTTCTGTCTTGCCTGTGAAATATGCCATAAACAGCCATCCTGTCCTTTAAAAGATGATAGAAATTTAATAGTTGAAAAAATGCTTATATCAGATGGAATTGTTTTTGCTTCTCCTGTTTATATAGACAGTGTTTCTGCCCAACTTAAAGGTTTTTTTGATAGAACAAGTCATTTTATACACTGCCTCAGATTAAATGGGAAATATACATTCGGGATTGTGACAAGTGGAAGCGGAAGAGGAGAGACGGTTCTTGATTATATAAAACATTATTCAAATATTGTTGGAGCACAGTTTGTTAGCGGAATAAATGTAAGAGTGCCTTTAAAAGATGAGGATTTTAATAAAGTGATTGTTTATGCAGAAGATTTTTTAAAAGCAATTGAAGAAAAGAGAGAATATAAAGACCAGATGGAAAAAATTGAGAAAAATAAGGGATACTTCAAAAAACTTGTTGAGATGAGAAAAGAAGAATGGAAATATGAATACGAATACTGGCAGAAAGTTAAATAA
- the tyrS gene encoding tyrosine--tRNA ligase — MEKEIKRQLEVIKRGVVEIIEEEELETKLKESIEKNKPLRIKYGIDPTAPEIHLGHTVPIKKLRDFQNLGHKVIFLIGDFTARIGDPTGRKETRPILSVEEIQKNLSSYKEQVSKLLDIDKTEFVYNSTWLSKLNLEEIIKLTSIFTVAQILEREDFTARYKEKKPIFLHEFLYPLLQGYDSYVLNADIEIGATEQKFNLLAGRTIQSYLGQEKQVVITMPILVGTDGKLKMSKSYGNHIPINTDPFDMFGKIMSIPDSIMEDYFSLLTDIEPETYRSMIEENPRDAKAYLAKEIVKFFFGKEKAVEAEEEFNRIFRQKDLPTEIPEIEINDGILDEKKEIELVEFLSKTGMVSSKSEGKRLIIQKAVKIDGENITDPFLKIKVKDGMIVKIGKRKFFKIKRK, encoded by the coding sequence ATGGAAAAGGAAATAAAAAGACAACTTGAAGTGATTAAAAGAGGCGTTGTTGAAATAATAGAGGAAGAGGAGTTAGAGACAAAATTAAAAGAATCAATAGAGAAAAATAAACCTCTGAGAATTAAATACGGAATAGACCCGACCGCTCCTGAAATACATCTCGGACATACTGTTCCAATAAAAAAATTAAGGGATTTTCAGAATTTAGGACATAAAGTCATTTTTTTAATTGGAGATTTTACTGCAAGAATTGGAGACCCAACAGGAAGAAAAGAGACAAGGCCTATTTTATCAGTTGAAGAAATACAGAAAAATTTGTCATCATATAAAGAACAGGTAAGTAAACTTCTTGATATTGATAAAACAGAATTTGTCTATAATTCAACATGGCTTTCCAAACTAAATCTTGAAGAAATTATTAAACTTACTTCAATTTTTACAGTCGCTCAGATACTTGAAAGAGAGGACTTTACTGCAAGATATAAAGAAAAAAAACCAATATTTTTACATGAATTTTTATATCCACTTTTACAGGGTTATGATTCATATGTACTTAATGCAGATATTGAGATAGGAGCGACTGAACAGAAATTTAATCTTCTTGCTGGAAGAACAATTCAGTCATATCTTGGACAGGAAAAACAGGTAGTTATAACAATGCCAATACTTGTTGGGACAGATGGAAAATTGAAAATGAGCAAAAGTTATGGAAATCATATACCGATAAATACAGACCCTTTTGATATGTTCGGGAAAATTATGTCAATACCTGATAGTATAATGGAAGATTACTTCTCCTTGCTTACAGATATAGAACCAGAAACTTACAGAAGTATGATTGAAGAAAACCCCAGAGATGCAAAAGCATATCTTGCAAAGGAAATTGTTAAATTTTTCTTTGGTAAAGAGAAAGCAGTTGAGGCAGAAGAAGAATTTAACAGGATTTTTAGGCAGAAGGATTTACCGACAGAAATCCCGGAAATTGAAATAAATGATGGGATACTTGATGAAAAAAAGGAAATTGAACTGGTTGAATTTCTTTCAAAAACAGGTATGGTAAGTTCAAAATCAGAAGGAAAACGTCTAATAATCCAGAAAGCAGTTAAAATAGATGGAGAAAACATAACAGACCCATTTTTAAAAATAAAGGTTAAAGATGGAATGATAGTAAAGATAGGGAAAAGAAAATTTTTTAAAATAAAAAGGAAATGA
- a CDS encoding class II aldolase/adducin family protein, producing the protein MEEIRKKLTEYGKKIVEKGLVAGPGGNISARDGDFVYLSPSGFFLDEIKEEEWVKVDLKTGEIFGNLRPTCEISMHLGIYVIRENVRAVIHTHPPITVGLISAGVKFKPFFPDYVAILGKDVPVIDYVPPAGEEIRKAVCKEIKNVNVVLLKNHGVVAVGESIKEAYTRSLIVEEAAKSIFAGILSGKLRYFTKKEIEQIENLEAEDYRKALLKNQ; encoded by the coding sequence ATGGAAGAGATTAGAAAAAAACTTACTGAATATGGTAAAAAAATAGTTGAAAAAGGACTTGTTGCAGGACCTGGTGGAAATATAAGTGCAAGAGATGGTGATTTTGTATATCTTTCTCCGAGTGGATTTTTTCTTGATGAAATAAAAGAAGAAGAATGGGTAAAGGTGGATTTAAAAACAGGTGAGATTTTTGGAAATTTAAGACCGACGTGTGAAATTTCAATGCATCTTGGAATATATGTAATAAGAGAGAATGTTAGAGCAGTTATTCATACCCATCCACCAATTACAGTTGGTTTAATCTCTGCTGGAGTTAAATTTAAGCCATTTTTCCCAGATTATGTTGCTATACTTGGGAAAGATGTTCCTGTTATTGATTATGTGCCACCTGCTGGTGAGGAAATAAGAAAGGCAGTTTGTAAGGAAATAAAAAATGTAAATGTTGTTCTTCTTAAAAATCACGGAGTTGTTGCAGTTGGAGAATCAATAAAAGAAGCATATACAAGAAGTTTAATTGTTGAAGAAGCAGCAAAATCAATTTTTGCTGGAATTTTAAGTGGGAAATTGAGATACTTTACAAAAAAAGAAATTGAGCAGATAGAAAACCTTGAAGCAGAAGATTACAGGAAAGCACTTCTTAAAAATCAATGA
- the folP gene encoding dihydropteroate synthase, with translation MNWKIKDFVFNIEKPLIMGILNVTPDSFYDGGKFFNLDKAVERGIEIEKEGADIIDIGGQSTRPGSKQVDEKEEIERVIPVIKVLSKELKIPISCDTFRSKVAEKAIENGAKIINDISAFSMDKNLLDVIKNSDCGYVLMHMKGTPENMQINPYYEDVMGEISEFFEEKLKILEENKVNIERVVIDPGIGFGKRVCDNIEILKNLDKFKKFNRPILIGTSRKSFIGKILNLEVEERLSPTIATNVYAYLKGAGIFRVHDVKEVKNAIDIIYWIEKVVEI, from the coding sequence ATGAACTGGAAAATAAAAGATTTTGTCTTTAATATTGAAAAACCCCTGATAATGGGAATTCTGAACGTAACTCCTGATTCTTTTTATGATGGTGGTAAATTTTTTAATCTTGACAAAGCAGTTGAAAGAGGAATTGAAATTGAAAAAGAAGGAGCAGATATTATTGATATTGGTGGACAGTCAACAAGACCTGGAAGTAAGCAGGTAGATGAAAAAGAAGAAATTGAAAGAGTTATTCCTGTAATTAAAGTTTTAAGCAAAGAATTAAAAATACCCATTTCATGTGATACATTTAGAAGTAAAGTTGCAGAAAAGGCGATTGAGAATGGCGCAAAGATAATAAACGATATTTCTGCCTTTTCCATGGATAAAAATCTGCTTGATGTAATAAAAAATTCTGATTGTGGATATGTTTTAATGCATATGAAAGGTACTCCTGAAAATATGCAGATAAATCCCTATTATGAAGATGTAATGGGAGAAATAAGTGAGTTTTTTGAAGAAAAATTAAAAATTCTTGAAGAAAATAAAGTAAACATTGAAAGAGTTGTGATAGACCCTGGAATTGGTTTTGGAAAAAGAGTTTGTGATAATATTGAAATACTTAAAAATCTTGATAAATTCAAAAAATTTAATAGACCAATTTTGATTGGAACAAGCAGAAAATCTTTTATAGGGAAAATTCTGAATCTTGAAGTTGAAGAGAGATTATCTCCAACAATAGCAACAAATGTATATGCTTATTTAAAAGGAGCAGGTATTTTCAGGGTTCATGATGTAAAAGAAGTTAAAAATGCAATTGATATAATTTACTGGATTGAAAAAGTGGTAGAGATTTAG
- a CDS encoding HEAT repeat domain-containing protein, translating to MFRFIIVFLFIVLMNITPLSFGNGIGPPSPEVLKKIEELKTIKENIEKSEGDLKKKWIQKLIKIFEREIEYLKTYDYKPDSHKVMPDEENYFRYYFHELSFEVGQLPNLDEKIIKLLIGYPTYPYKHPPYTYQLIKTKDKEWILKHFTICANDPDDNVRDSAICELSLISNPFIESAEWDLTPYEKIHRALSSEDKNLLKKVLTKALEDPCFTIRLSAIRGLIIYKDDREIISKIEKIAKEDNHEYVREKAQKLLKEMKTQSNKFF from the coding sequence ATGTTCAGATTTATTATTGTTTTTTTATTTATTGTTTTAATGAATATCACTCCTTTATCTTTTGGTAATGGAATAGGTCCTCCTTCGCCAGAGGTATTAAAAAAAATTGAAGAACTGAAAACTATAAAGGAAAATATAGAAAAGAGTGAAGGAGATTTGAAAAAGAAATGGATTCAAAAACTTATAAAAATTTTTGAAAGAGAAATTGAATATTTGAAAACATATGATTATAAACCAGATAGTCATAAAGTTATGCCTGATGAAGAGAATTATTTCAGGTATTATTTTCATGAATTAAGTTTTGAAGTTGGGCAACTTCCAAACTTGGATGAAAAAATTATAAAATTACTCATAGGATATCCTACGTATCCTTATAAACATCCTCCTTATACTTATCAACTAATTAAAACAAAAGATAAAGAATGGATTTTAAAACATTTTACTATCTGTGCAAATGATCCTGATGATAATGTAAGAGATAGTGCAATATGTGAATTATCTCTTATAAGTAATCCATTTATTGAAAGTGCGGAGTGGGATTTAACCCCCTATGAGAAAATACATAGAGCCCTTTCTTCAGAAGATAAAAATCTTCTTAAAAAAGTTCTTACAAAAGCATTAGAAGATCCATGTTTCACAATAAGATTATCTGCAATTCGTGGTCTTATAATCTATAAGGATGACCGCGAAATTATTTCAAAGATTGAAAAGATAGCAAAGGAAGACAATCATGAGT